The window CGGGCCGAGCGGGTGCTTTCCCCTTCCTACGTCCGCCCCTACCCCTTCGTCCCTGCCCGGGGGCAAGGGGTCTTCCTGGAGGACGTGGACGGGAACGTCTTCTTAGACTTCATGGCGGGCATCGCCGTGAACACCACGGGCTACGCCCACCCCAAGGTCCTCGAGGCGGTGCGGTCCCAGGCGGAGCGCTTCGCCCACGTCTGCTTCTCCGACTTCACCCACGAGCCCACCCTCTCTCTGGCGGAGCGCCTGGTGGGGCGGCTTGGAGGAAGGTATAGGGTCTTCTTTGGCAACTCCGGTACCGAGGGCATCGAGGCCGCCATCAAGCTGGTGCGCCACCACACGGGCCGCCCCTACCTCCTCGCCTTCACCGGGGCCTTCCACGGCAGGAGCCTGGGGGCCCTTTCCCTCACCGCCAGCAAGAGCGCCTACCGCAAGGGGTTTTCCCCCCTCCTGCCGGGGGTGGTGCACGTGCCCTTCCCGAACCCCTTCCGCCCCCCCTTGGGGGCCCGGCCCGAGGAGGTGGGGGAAGCGGTTTTGGACCACCTGGAGCACCTCTTCCGCACCACCTTGCCCCCCGAGGAGGTGGCCGCCTTCTTCCTGGAGCCCATCCAGGGCGAAGGGGGGTACGTGGTGCCCCCGAAGGGCTTCCTCCCCAAGCTCAAGGCCCTCCTGGAGCGCCACGGCATCCTCCTGGTGGCGGACGAGGTACAGTCGGGGGCGGGGCGCACGGGGCGCTTTTTCGCCCTGGAGCACGAGGGGGTGGAGGCGGACGTCTACGTCCTG is drawn from Thermus sp. LT1-2-5 and contains these coding sequences:
- a CDS encoding acetyl ornithine aminotransferase family protein, with product MKPEVKTPLPGPMAQALTERAERVLSPSYVRPYPFVPARGQGVFLEDVDGNVFLDFMAGIAVNTTGYAHPKVLEAVRSQAERFAHVCFSDFTHEPTLSLAERLVGRLGGRYRVFFGNSGTEGIEAAIKLVRHHTGRPYLLAFTGAFHGRSLGALSLTASKSAYRKGFSPLLPGVVHVPFPNPFRPPLGARPEEVGEAVLDHLEHLFRTTLPPEEVAAFFLEPIQGEGGYVVPPKGFLPKLKALLERHGILLVADEVQSGAGRTGRFFALEHEGVEADVYVLAKGLASGYPLSALLFREELGSWRPGTHGTTFGGQAVAAAAAHATLDLLEGGLMENAAQVGAYLLEELKGMQKRFPFLGDVRGRGLMIGVDFGSPEEERPDLRDKAVERAFQRGLLLLPAGPSALRIAPPLILTQEEAATGLEILEGVFRSL